A region of Reichenbachiella carrageenanivorans DNA encodes the following proteins:
- a CDS encoding FKBP-type peptidyl-prolyl cis-trans isomerase — translation MTELNTEEQKFSYGLGQSVGTNFINEGFNTIFDLDAFMSGMGDAFAGHSELTVDEINQVIQKKIGELKAEAAGDAKEKGEAFLAVNAVKEGVTTLPSGLQYEVIESGDASGTKPTPASQVTTHYTGTLIDGKVFDSSVQRGQPATFPVNGVIAGWTEALQLMVPGDKWRLFIPQDLAYGERGAGADIAPFSALIFEIELIEVA, via the coding sequence ATGACAGAATTAAATACTGAAGAGCAAAAATTCAGTTACGGACTAGGACAAAGCGTAGGTACCAATTTTATCAACGAAGGATTTAACACCATTTTTGATCTGGATGCTTTTATGAGTGGAATGGGTGATGCATTTGCTGGCCACAGCGAATTGACAGTTGATGAAATCAACCAAGTGATCCAAAAGAAAATTGGCGAATTGAAAGCAGAAGCTGCTGGTGATGCTAAAGAAAAAGGTGAAGCATTCTTGGCTGTAAATGCCGTAAAAGAAGGAGTAACTACTTTGCCTAGCGGGTTGCAATATGAAGTGATCGAGTCTGGCGATGCGTCAGGTACTAAGCCTACACCTGCTAGCCAAGTGACTACGCATTACACAGGTACGTTGATCGACGGAAAGGTGTTTGATAGCTCTGTACAACGTGGTCAGCCAGCTACATTTCCAGTGAATGGTGTGATTGCAGGATGGACTGAGGCTTTACAATTAATGGTGCCAGGGGATAAATGGAGACTTTTTATACCACAAGATTTGGCCTATGGCGAAAGAGGAGCAGGAGCAGACATCGCACCTTTCTCGGCATTGATTTTTGAAATCGAATTGATCGAAGTGGCTTAA